A genomic region of Prosthecobacter sp. contains the following coding sequences:
- a CDS encoding Re/Si-specific NAD(P)(+) transhydrogenase subunit alpha, which yields MTVAIPKDNHPGETRAAIVPEHVTKLAALGAKIEVESGLGATCGHSDADYTTAGATVRTDRSVMLAAADVILQVRKPALNEVSLMREGAVFIALLDPFQSPDLIKVLADRGVSAISLEMVPRSTRAQKMDVLSSQASLAGYAAVIAAAGQSGKIFPMMMTPAGTIKPVKVFIIGAGVAGLQAIATAKRLGAKVEAFDTRTVVEEQVRSLGAKFVKIDVGETGQTADGYAKPLKEEQIKLQREGMQRICAESDVVITAAQVFGRRAPILLTSEMLDAMKPGSVVVDLAVENGGNVAGVVPEQITERKGVKIIGISNLAGRVPVHASQMFSSNVTALLTEFWDKDTKSLKLNLDDDILKSCLVTHGGKIVNEKLAAT from the coding sequence ATGACCGTCGCCATTCCCAAAGACAACCACCCAGGAGAAACGCGTGCCGCCATTGTGCCGGAGCATGTGACCAAACTGGCGGCGCTGGGAGCGAAGATCGAGGTGGAGTCAGGACTGGGCGCCACCTGTGGACACAGCGATGCGGATTACACGACGGCGGGGGCGACGGTGCGCACGGATCGCTCTGTGATGCTCGCAGCGGCGGATGTCATCCTTCAGGTGCGCAAGCCGGCGCTGAACGAGGTGAGCCTGATGCGTGAAGGCGCGGTGTTCATCGCGTTGCTCGATCCCTTTCAATCACCGGACCTGATTAAGGTGCTTGCGGATCGTGGTGTGAGCGCGATCAGCCTGGAAATGGTGCCACGCAGCACGCGGGCGCAGAAGATGGATGTGCTGTCGTCGCAGGCGAGTCTGGCGGGTTACGCGGCGGTGATCGCGGCGGCGGGGCAGTCAGGAAAGATTTTTCCGATGATGATGACGCCCGCAGGCACGATCAAGCCGGTGAAGGTCTTCATCATCGGCGCAGGCGTGGCGGGCTTGCAGGCCATCGCCACGGCGAAACGGCTCGGTGCGAAGGTCGAGGCGTTTGATACGCGGACGGTCGTGGAGGAGCAGGTGAGATCGCTGGGAGCGAAGTTTGTGAAGATCGACGTGGGCGAAACCGGCCAGACTGCTGACGGTTATGCGAAACCGCTGAAGGAAGAACAGATCAAACTGCAACGCGAGGGCATGCAGCGCATCTGCGCCGAATCGGACGTGGTCATCACGGCAGCGCAGGTGTTTGGCCGGCGCGCGCCGATCTTGCTGACGAGCGAAATGCTCGACGCGATGAAGCCAGGCAGTGTCGTGGTCGATCTGGCCGTCGAAAATGGCGGCAATGTGGCAGGTGTGGTGCCGGAGCAAATCACCGAGCGCAAAGGTGTGAAGATCATTGGCATCTCAAACCTGGCAGGGCGCGTGCCGGTTCATGCGAGCCAGATGTTTTCCTCGAACGTCACCGCCTTGCTGACGGAGTTCTGGGACAAGGACACGAAGTCGCTCAAGCTGAACCTCGACGACGACATCCTCAAAAGCTGCCTCGTCACGCATGGTGGCAAAATCGTGAACGAAAAACTCGCTGCCACCTGA
- a CDS encoding PVC-type heme-binding CxxCH protein: MHRLVLTSLLLAAATFAEIPRPDDAPKPLSPAESAKLFQLPTGYQIRLLASEPLINEPSGICWDAKGRCFVCELHGYNVEGQYDIDELNKSGRLDLEVRRIQASEEAKKKAEAETYGTVKLLRDTDGDGVMDKAIVWADRLPPCYGIAAANGGIIVACAPHIVFLKDSDGDDQADVNEKLFTGFGTGNLERGINAPTWGPDGWLYFGRGWAGGEITGPHLAKPVTLPATDFRIRADGSAIEPVSGSTKTMGMAFTDSGERFTCTTTHPGLYVTPIPWRYLMRNPDAAAPVLDSPASDDTRVYPIAKPHPWRTKREQHAEYFAFYRKISLSDAAASGYFTSACGPLVWRGQYFVCEPAQNLIHRADIVRDGTRLRLQRVKGEEQREFLASRDAWFHPMSLAHTPEGHMAIVDFYREIIEDYSAIPRHLQQQYGVINGRDRGRIWILEAKDKWQKPPLSATEAKVLQLRQDDDTSGLRLDFGFAPQLALQLALSLGPRKDDLATLARIYGHLRWMDSAIACSAHNIEKDLLLSLASDVGKSEQVMANLAGIIAARGDAKEITECLSVVKIGKALDILQLGLEDTKPLATKTEVPAPTAPTAEQNTLWEKRVPDVLAALKQKPNLEEGRMLFQGICGACHKSHGIGFAVGPDLDAEFQRAPEVILRDILFPSEAARPGYETVMVKTQRGEIFLGITASDSPTSITLRLPGGAERTVLRKRADIRTIRNVSLMPAGLGDALKPEQIANIIAFLRSRS, translated from the coding sequence ATGCATCGCCTCGTCCTGACCTCGCTTCTGCTCGCTGCGGCCACTTTTGCCGAAATCCCCCGCCCTGACGACGCTCCCAAACCTCTCTCCCCTGCGGAAAGCGCGAAGCTTTTCCAACTGCCCACTGGCTACCAGATCCGCCTCCTCGCCAGCGAACCGCTCATCAATGAACCGAGCGGCATCTGCTGGGATGCCAAAGGCCGCTGCTTCGTCTGCGAACTTCACGGCTACAATGTCGAAGGGCAATACGACATCGACGAACTCAACAAATCCGGCCGGCTCGACCTCGAGGTACGCCGCATCCAGGCCAGTGAGGAGGCCAAAAAGAAGGCCGAGGCCGAAACCTACGGCACCGTGAAGCTCCTGCGCGACACCGATGGCGACGGCGTCATGGACAAGGCCATCGTGTGGGCGGATCGCCTGCCTCCGTGCTACGGCATCGCCGCCGCGAATGGCGGCATCATCGTCGCCTGCGCCCCGCACATCGTCTTTCTCAAAGACAGCGACGGCGACGACCAAGCCGACGTGAACGAAAAGCTCTTCACGGGCTTTGGCACCGGCAATCTGGAGCGTGGCATCAATGCACCCACCTGGGGGCCGGACGGCTGGCTCTACTTTGGTCGTGGTTGGGCCGGAGGCGAGATCACCGGACCACATTTGGCGAAGCCCGTCACACTTCCAGCCACCGACTTCCGCATTCGCGCCGATGGCAGTGCCATCGAGCCCGTCAGCGGCAGCACGAAGACGATGGGCATGGCCTTCACTGACAGTGGCGAGCGCTTCACCTGCACCACCACGCATCCCGGCCTCTACGTCACGCCCATCCCATGGCGCTACCTCATGCGAAATCCTGACGCCGCCGCACCTGTGCTCGATTCACCCGCCAGCGATGACACACGCGTCTATCCCATCGCCAAACCGCATCCGTGGCGCACCAAGCGCGAGCAGCATGCCGAATACTTCGCCTTCTACCGCAAGATCAGCCTCAGCGATGCCGCCGCGTCCGGTTACTTCACCAGCGCCTGCGGTCCGCTCGTGTGGCGCGGCCAGTATTTCGTTTGCGAACCCGCGCAAAACCTCATCCACCGCGCCGACATCGTGCGGGACGGCACCCGCCTGCGCCTGCAACGCGTGAAGGGCGAGGAGCAGCGCGAATTCCTCGCCTCACGCGACGCGTGGTTCCATCCCATGAGCCTCGCGCACACGCCCGAAGGCCACATGGCCATCGTCGATTTCTACCGCGAAATAATAGAGGATTACTCCGCCATTCCCCGCCACCTCCAGCAGCAATACGGCGTCATCAACGGCCGTGATCGAGGCCGCATCTGGATTCTCGAAGCGAAGGACAAATGGCAAAAGCCACCACTGAGCGCCACCGAAGCGAAAGTGCTTCAACTCCGCCAGGACGACGACACTTCAGGGCTTCGCCTTGACTTCGGTTTCGCGCCTCAACTTGCCCTCCAGCTCGCTCTGAGTCTCGGGCCTCGCAAAGACGATCTCGCCACTCTCGCGCGAATTTATGGCCATCTCCGCTGGATGGACTCCGCCATCGCCTGCTCGGCCCACAACATCGAAAAAGACCTGCTGCTCTCCCTCGCTTCCGATGTGGGAAAGAGCGAACAAGTCATGGCCAATCTCGCCGGCATCATTGCCGCACGCGGAGACGCCAAAGAGATCACCGAATGCCTCTCCGTCGTCAAAATTGGCAAAGCGCTCGACATTCTCCAACTCGGCCTCGAAGACACGAAGCCCCTCGCGACCAAAACCGAGGTTCCCGCGCCCACAGCGCCCACCGCTGAGCAAAACACCCTATGGGAGAAGCGCGTGCCCGACGTGCTTGCTGCGCTGAAACAGAAACCAAATCTCGAAGAAGGCCGCATGCTGTTCCAAGGCATCTGCGGAGCCTGCCACAAGTCCCACGGCATCGGTTTCGCCGTCGGTCCCGATCTCGACGCCGAGTTCCAACGCGCCCCCGAAGTCATCCTGCGCGACATCCTCTTCCCCAGTGAGGCCGCGCGCCCCGGTTACGAAACCGTGATGGTCAAAACGCAACGCGGCGAGATATTCCTCGGCATCACTGCCTCCGACTCGCCCACCAGCATCACCTTGCGACTCCCCGGCGGCGCCGAACGCACCGTGCTCCGCAAACGGGCCGACATCCGCACGATCCGCAACGTCTCCCTCATGCCCGCCGGCCTCGGCGATGCTCTGAAGCCCGAGCAGATCGCCAACATCATCGCGTTTCTGCGGTCGAGATCGTGA
- a CDS encoding NAD(P) transhydrogenase subunit alpha, giving the protein MLSIFLGFELISKVPSMLHTPLMSGTNAIHGIILLGGMLVLASAEGFIQHVAGFVAVVLGSANVFGGFMVTDRMLQMFKRKK; this is encoded by the coding sequence GTGCTGTCGATCTTCCTCGGCTTCGAGCTGATCTCGAAAGTGCCGTCCATGTTGCATACGCCGCTGATGTCCGGCACGAACGCGATTCACGGCATCATCCTGCTCGGCGGCATGCTGGTTCTCGCGAGCGCGGAGGGTTTCATTCAGCACGTTGCCGGATTTGTCGCCGTCGTGCTCGGCTCGGCAAACGTGTTCGGCGGTTTCATGGTGACTGACCGCATGTTGCAGATGTTCAAGCGCAAGAAGTGA
- a CDS encoding GDSL-type esterase/lipase family protein, whose translation MNTRPLILSLFAFSALLHAETSLKLAPPAIHKAAGGKVTLQSDAADSTILYTLDGTDPIAKSNPYLAVIEIPHGGTLKARTFTKDRKTMSDVAEAVIRPGLSFVVPVPSTVVPVTQDRSWPSYDWQKRHELTSAAVKRTKPQILFIGDSITHFFGGEQFDSYALRGQQTWGEFYAPRNVGNLGFGWDKTENVLWRLQHGAVDGISPKLVVMMIGTNNTGDCAASNIAFGIYSIVDELNKRLPQSKILLLGVFPRGEKPNPARDKIAEINRIIAKLDGRHNVTYLDIGPKFLTPEGLISKEIMPDFLHPNEKGYRIWAEAIEPTVKKLMGE comes from the coding sequence ATGAACACCCGACCATTGATTCTCTCGCTTTTTGCCTTCAGCGCCCTCCTTCACGCCGAAACGTCGCTCAAGCTCGCTCCACCTGCCATTCACAAGGCTGCCGGCGGCAAGGTGACGCTGCAAAGCGATGCTGCGGACAGCACGATCCTCTACACGCTCGACGGCACGGACCCCATCGCGAAGTCGAATCCGTATCTCGCCGTCATCGAGATCCCGCATGGTGGAACACTCAAAGCGCGGACTTTTACCAAAGACCGCAAAACCATGAGCGATGTGGCCGAGGCGGTGATAAGGCCGGGTCTCAGCTTCGTCGTTCCAGTGCCCAGCACCGTCGTTCCCGTCACGCAGGATCGAAGCTGGCCGAGCTACGACTGGCAGAAGCGCCATGAACTCACCAGCGCCGCCGTGAAGCGCACGAAGCCGCAGATTCTCTTCATTGGCGATTCCATCACCCATTTCTTCGGCGGCGAGCAGTTCGACAGCTACGCGCTGCGCGGACAGCAGACCTGGGGCGAATTCTACGCACCGCGCAACGTCGGCAACCTCGGCTTTGGTTGGGACAAGACCGAAAACGTGCTCTGGCGGCTCCAGCATGGCGCGGTGGATGGAATTTCGCCGAAACTCGTCGTCATGATGATCGGCACGAACAACACGGGCGATTGTGCCGCGTCCAACATCGCCTTCGGAATCTATTCCATCGTGGATGAGCTGAACAAACGTCTTCCGCAGTCGAAAATCCTGCTGCTCGGAGTTTTCCCACGTGGCGAGAAGCCCAATCCGGCGCGCGACAAGATCGCCGAGATCAACCGCATCATCGCCAAGCTCGACGGCAGGCACAACGTCACCTATCTCGACATCGGCCCGAAGTTCCTCACGCCTGAAGGTCTCATCTCGAAGGAAATCATGCCCGATTTTCTCCATCCGAATGAGAAAGGCTATCGCATCTGGGCCGAGGCGATTGAGCCGACGGTGAAGAAGCTGATGGGGGAGTGA
- a CDS encoding NAD(P)(+) transhydrogenase (Re/Si-specific) subunit beta translates to MNMITALIFLIASVLFIVGIKLLASPKTARQGNLVAGLGMVLALLAVLPLMQGPHGTGVSLWKWFLIFAGIVIGLIVGAAGAYRVKMTSMPQMVALFNGAGGGAAALVAAIEFAHVTQAASTMFVVAMLSAAMIGAVSLSGSIIAFYKLEGHFDKPVTYPAQQVLNGVLFVLSVLLAIAMAAGSHSMVLMVLFLVLALALGVLMVLPIGGADMPVVISLLNSFTGLAVAADGFAINNIAMVIAGTLVGSSGTLLTLAMCKAMNRPVTNVLFSAFGKVNGASADAVAATGSVRPVQSDEAAMLLSVASRVVIVPGYGLAVAQAQHQVRQLADELAKKGVEVSYAIHPVAGRMPGHMNVLLAEADVPYDQLIEMDEINPEMDRVDVCLIIGANDVVNPAAREDKSSPIYGMPIIEAEKAGTVIVMKRSMGKGFAGIENALFLRDNCRMLFGDAKASLQELVTLVKAG, encoded by the coding sequence ATGAACATGATCACCGCCCTCATCTTCCTCATCGCTTCCGTGCTGTTCATTGTCGGCATCAAGCTGCTCGCGTCGCCTAAGACCGCACGTCAGGGCAATCTCGTCGCCGGCCTGGGCATGGTGCTCGCGTTGCTGGCAGTCCTGCCGCTGATGCAGGGCCCGCACGGCACGGGCGTGTCGCTGTGGAAATGGTTCCTCATCTTTGCTGGCATCGTGATCGGTCTGATCGTCGGCGCGGCGGGTGCTTATCGGGTCAAAATGACGTCGATGCCGCAGATGGTCGCATTGTTCAACGGAGCTGGCGGCGGCGCGGCGGCGCTGGTGGCGGCGATTGAGTTTGCGCATGTGACACAGGCGGCGAGCACGATGTTTGTCGTGGCAATGCTGAGCGCTGCGATGATCGGCGCGGTGTCGCTGTCCGGCAGCATCATCGCTTTCTACAAGCTCGAAGGACACTTCGACAAGCCGGTGACGTATCCCGCGCAGCAGGTGCTGAACGGGGTTTTGTTTGTGCTGAGCGTGCTGCTGGCCATTGCGATGGCGGCGGGCTCTCACAGCATGGTGCTCATGGTGCTGTTTCTCGTGCTGGCGCTCGCTTTGGGCGTGCTGATGGTCCTGCCCATCGGCGGCGCGGACATGCCGGTGGTCATTTCACTGCTGAACTCGTTCACCGGTCTCGCCGTCGCGGCGGATGGTTTTGCGATCAACAACATCGCCATGGTCATTGCGGGCACGCTGGTCGGCTCCTCCGGCACGTTGCTGACGCTGGCGATGTGCAAGGCGATGAACCGGCCCGTGACGAATGTTTTGTTCAGCGCCTTCGGCAAAGTAAATGGGGCGTCTGCCGATGCAGTCGCCGCAACCGGCAGCGTGAGGCCCGTGCAGTCCGATGAGGCTGCCATGCTGCTCAGTGTCGCGAGTCGTGTGGTGATCGTGCCAGGTTATGGACTCGCCGTCGCCCAGGCACAGCATCAGGTGCGGCAGCTTGCTGATGAACTCGCCAAAAAGGGCGTCGAAGTCAGCTACGCGATTCATCCCGTCGCCGGACGCATGCCCGGCCACATGAACGTGCTGCTCGCCGAGGCCGACGTGCCGTATGATCAGCTCATCGAGATGGATGAGATCAATCCCGAGATGGACCGTGTCGATGTGTGCCTCATCATTGGCGCGAACGACGTGGTGAATCCCGCTGCCCGCGAAGACAAATCCAGCCCGATCTACGGTATGCCGATCATCGAGGCCGAAAAAGCCGGCACCGTGATCGTGATGAAGCGCAGCATGGGCAAAGGCTTCGCCGGCATCGAGAACGCCCTCTTCCTGCGCGACAATTGCCGCATGTTGTTTGGTGATGCGAAGGCATCGCTGCAGGAGCTGGTGACGCTGGTGAAGGCGGGGTAA